The following proteins are co-located in the Phaeodactylum tricornutum CCAP 1055/1 PHATR_bd_25x34 genomic scaffold, whole genome shotgun sequence genome:
- a CDS encoding predicted protein, producing the protein MTRSAVPLVETATNRLLPYVISVQPLATAAFSNVHEDPGGAGDGAPDGTNEGSPEGTADGATEGVTEGIEEREGKVEGANDGSLEGSFDGAKEGTEDGNTEGWLVGAVEGIDVGSNDGMEDKDGALDGRVEGTEDGNDEGWLEGSEDGSKEGSAEGSELGALEGSDEGRDDGPDDGSLEGKGDGAEDGNDEGWLEGSEDGSKEGSADGSELGALEGSDEGRDDGPDDGSLEGKGDGAEDGNDEGWLEGSEDGTNDGFDDVDGTLDGNLEGTEVGIAEGCEEGDNDGSNDGILEGTNDGTDDGFKDGRVDDGAEDGEFEGTEVGTNEGSKDGIVDGIDEGVNEGILDGS; encoded by the exons AATAGGTTGTTGCCATATGTAATATCAGTCCAACCATTGGCTACTGCAGCGTTTTCCAATGTCCATGAGGATCCTGGTGGAGCTGGAGATGGTGCACCAGATGGAACAAATGAGGGCTCACCAGAAGGCACAGCTGATGGAGCTACAGAAGGGGTAACAGAAGGAATAGAGGAAAGAGAAGGTAAAGTTGAAGGTGCCAATGATGGAAGCCTTGAGGGCTCTTTTGATGGTGCAAAAGAAGGGACAGAAGATGGAAACACAGAAGGCTGGCTTGTTGGTGCTGTAGAAGGTATTGATGTAGGTTCAAATGATGGAATGGAGGACAAGGACGGTGCGCTTGATGGAAGAGTCGAAGGTACTGaggatggcaatgatgaAGGCTGGCTTGAGGGCTCAGAAGATGGGAGTAAGGAAGGCAGTGCCGAAGGAAGCGAACTTGGTGCACTCGAGGGTTCAGATGAAGGCAGAGACGACGGACCAGACGACGGCTCACTCGAGGGAAAAGGCGATGGCGCTGaggatggcaatgatgagGGCTGGCTTGAGGGCTCAGAAGATGGGAGTAAGGAAGGCAGTGCCGACGGAAGCGAACTTGGTGCACTCGAGGGTTCAGATGAAGGCAGAGACGACGGACCAGACGACGGCTCACTCGAGGGAAAAGGCGATGGCGCTGaggatggcaatgatgagGGCTGGCTTGAGGGCTCAGAAGATGGGACCAATGACGGGTTTGATGATGTAGATGGTACACTGGACGGTAATCTTGAAGGCACTGAAGTTGGCATTGCTGAGGGTTGTGAAGAAGGTGACAACGATGGGTCAAATGATGGCATACTTGAGGGTACAAACGACGGTACCGATGATGGGTTCAAGGATGGAAGAGTAGATG ACGGGGCTGAAGatggtgaatttgaaggGACAGAAGTAGGAACCAATGAGGGGAGTAAGGACGGGATTGTTGACGGTATAGATGAAGGTGTAAATGAAGGTATACTGGACGGCTCT